In a single window of the Prionailurus viverrinus isolate Anna chromosome D3, UM_Priviv_1.0, whole genome shotgun sequence genome:
- the CABP1 gene encoding calcium-binding protein 1 isoform X3 yields the protein MRQEEKSSYTVVQTSEEGLAASGELPGPLLMLAQNCAVMHNLLGPACIFLRKGFAENRQPDRSLRPEEIEELREAFREFDKDKDGYINCRDLGNCMRTMGYMPTEMELIELSQQINMNLGGHVDFDDFVELMGPKLLAETADMIGVKELRDAFREFDTNGDGEISTSELREAMRKLLGHQVGHRDIEEIIRDVDLNGDGRVDFEEFVRMMSR from the exons ATGCGCCAGGAGGAGAAGAGCAGCTACACAGTGGTGCAGACGAGCGAGGAGGGGCTGGCGGCCAGCGGCGAGCTCCCAGGACCGCTCCTGATGCTGGCCCAGAACTGCGCGGTCATGCACAACCTGCTGGGCCCTGCCTGCATTTTCCTGCGCAAGGGCTTCGCTGAGAACAGGCAGCCT GACAGATCGCTGCGGCCAGAGGAGATTGAAG AGCTCCGAGAGGCCTTCAGAGAATTTGACAAGGACAAGGATGGCTACATCAACTGCCGGGACCTGGGCAACTGCATGCGTACCATGGGCTACATGCCCACCGAGATGGAACTTATTGAACTTTCTCAGCAGATCAACATGAACC TGGGTGGCCATGTAGATTTCGATGACTTCGTAGAGCTAATGGGACCTAAACTCCTGGCGGAAACAGCAGATATGATTGGAGTGAAGGAACTTCGAGATGCTTTCCGAGAG TTTGACACCAATGGTGATGGAGAGATAAGCACCAGTGAGTTGCGGGAGGCCATGAGGAAACTCCTGGGCCATCAGGTGGGACACCGAGACATAGAGGAAATTATCCGAGATGTGGACCTCAATGGGGATGGACGAGTAGACTTTGAAG AGTTTGTCCGGATGATGTCCCGCTGA